From a single Bradyrhizobium sediminis genomic region:
- a CDS encoding DNA polymerase III subunit delta', with protein MSARKVEPEVAVPHPRETTALFGHHDAEMALLNAYRSGRIPHAWLVGGAQGIGKATLAYRMARFVLAHRNPLGPEVQRAGTLQIDPSDPVARLVAAGAHGSLLTLERSLNDRGVLRTVITVDETRETISFFGSTAAVEGWRVCIVDTVDELNPNAANALLKILEEPPQQSLFLLVSHAPARVLPTIQSRCRKLPLRPLSTDDVIRAAAAAANIPIDDPALSEAAEAAEGSVARALTLLGGDALKLHQRTAALLATLPRVDPRELHALGDALGGSDRVALAAFIDSVDRWVSARLRADDANANANLPRLARLAEVWEKINRAARDTESYNLERKPLVFSVFGMLAEATR; from the coding sequence ATGAGCGCCCGCAAGGTCGAGCCCGAGGTCGCTGTGCCTCATCCGCGCGAAACCACCGCGCTGTTCGGCCACCACGACGCCGAAATGGCGCTGCTGAACGCCTATCGCAGCGGGCGCATTCCGCATGCCTGGCTGGTCGGCGGCGCGCAGGGTATCGGCAAGGCGACGCTGGCCTACCGGATGGCGCGGTTCGTGCTCGCTCATCGCAATCCGCTTGGCCCGGAGGTGCAGCGCGCCGGGACGCTTCAGATCGATCCGTCGGATCCGGTCGCGCGCCTAGTCGCGGCCGGCGCCCATGGCAGCCTGCTCACGCTCGAACGCAGCCTCAACGACAGGGGCGTGTTGCGCACGGTGATCACCGTCGACGAGACCCGGGAAACGATTTCGTTTTTCGGCTCGACCGCGGCGGTGGAGGGCTGGCGGGTCTGCATCGTCGATACCGTCGATGAACTTAATCCCAACGCCGCCAACGCGCTGTTGAAAATTCTCGAGGAGCCGCCGCAGCAATCGCTGTTCCTTCTCGTCAGTCATGCGCCCGCGCGCGTGCTGCCGACGATCCAGTCGCGCTGCCGCAAATTGCCGCTGCGGCCGCTCTCGACCGATGACGTCATCCGTGCTGCCGCTGCGGCCGCCAATATCCCGATCGACGATCCCGCGCTATCGGAGGCGGCGGAAGCTGCGGAGGGCAGCGTCGCCCGCGCGCTGACCCTGCTCGGCGGCGACGCCCTGAAACTCCACCAGCGCACCGCTGCGCTATTGGCGACCCTGCCGCGGGTCGATCCGCGCGAGCTCCATGCCCTCGGCGATGCGCTCGGCGGCAGCGACCGGGTGGCGCTGGCGGCGTTCATCGACAGCGTCGATCGCTGGGTCAGCGCGCGGCTGCGCGCCGATGACGCCAACGCCAATGCGAACCTGCCCCGCCTTGCACGGCTGGCGGAGGTGTGGGAAAAGATCAACCGCGCCGCGCGCGACACCGAATCCTATAATCTCGAGCGAAAACCGCTGGTTTTCTCGGTGTTCGGGATGCTTGCGGAAGCAACGCGATAA
- the tmk gene encoding dTMP kinase: MSEAAVKRTSGRGRFISFEGGEGSGKSTQIKTLAERLNAAKLRTLVTREPGGSPGAEIIRHLVLSGMGKLLGPEAETLLFAAARDDHVRTVIEPALKQGIWVLCDRFSDSTRVYQGRLGQVAPEVLNAMQRVTIGDLRPDLTIILDVPVEIGMKRAAMRRGTGAPDRFESEDLKFHQDLREAYRQIAAEDPQRCVLIDANADAATVAASVWAALRDRFFRVDAGSMANLA, translated from the coding sequence ATGTCCGAGGCAGCGGTCAAACGAACTTCCGGGCGCGGACGATTCATCTCCTTCGAGGGCGGCGAAGGATCGGGAAAATCCACCCAGATCAAGACCCTCGCGGAACGTCTCAACGCGGCCAAGCTGCGCACCCTCGTCACGCGCGAGCCCGGCGGATCGCCCGGTGCCGAAATCATCCGGCATCTGGTCCTGTCCGGCATGGGCAAGCTGCTCGGTCCCGAAGCGGAAACGCTGCTGTTTGCCGCGGCGCGCGACGACCATGTGCGCACGGTGATCGAGCCGGCCCTCAAGCAGGGGATATGGGTGCTGTGCGACCGGTTTTCGGATTCGACGCGCGTCTATCAGGGCAGGCTGGGGCAGGTGGCTCCCGAGGTCCTCAACGCCATGCAGCGGGTCACCATCGGCGACCTCAGGCCCGATTTGACCATCATCCTCGATGTGCCCGTCGAGATCGGGATGAAACGCGCAGCTATGCGGCGCGGCACCGGCGCGCCGGACCGGTTCGAATCGGAAGACCTCAAATTCCATCAGGACTTGCGCGAGGCCTACCGGCAGATCGCAGCCGAAGATCCGCAGCGCTGCGTGCTGATCGATGCCAACGCTGACGCAGCGACCGTCGCCGCCAGCGTCTGGGCGGCCTTGCGCGACCGCTTCTTCAGGGTCGATGCCGGCAGCATGGCCAATCTCGCATGA
- a CDS encoding D-alanyl-D-alanine carboxypeptidase family protein, whose translation MAVEISSSRKPGSSTGRWWRRLIAAAFAGAIAVTLGWSGVVYAANNSVQGAKKEVEGGFDGDAPTAILIEASSGSVLFEKNADELRAPSSMMKLMTAEVVFNAIKKGEIKLTDEYRVSENAWRKGGAPSGGSTMFAAIHSKIAVDDLLRGAIIQSGNDACMVLAEAMAGNERIFAAEMMTKRAREIGLEKSTFGNSNGLPDPANKMTVRELARLARHIIQTYPDFYKLFGEREYTWNKIRQQNRNPLLTSLEGADGLKTGFTKEGGYGMVGSAVQNGMRLIVVVNGLNDPDDRASEAKKMLEWGFRNFEARTLFAAEQPVGYARVFGGESRSVKLASPEPIKVMVPKNGSEKLIARIVYSGPVRAPIESGQRVGVVKVWRGPNVAMETPVYAAEPVARGSTMRRAIDGASELVIGMFRAGAEKL comes from the coding sequence ATGGCAGTCGAAATCTCATCCTCCCGGAAGCCCGGCTCCTCGACGGGACGCTGGTGGCGCCGCCTGATTGCGGCTGCGTTCGCCGGCGCCATTGCAGTCACCCTGGGGTGGAGCGGCGTGGTCTACGCCGCCAACAACAGCGTGCAGGGCGCCAAGAAGGAAGTGGAGGGCGGCTTCGACGGCGACGCGCCGACCGCGATCCTGATCGAAGCCAGCAGCGGCAGCGTGCTGTTCGAGAAGAACGCCGACGAGCTGCGGGCCCCCTCCAGCATGATGAAGCTGATGACGGCCGAGGTCGTCTTCAACGCCATCAAGAAGGGCGAGATCAAGCTCACCGACGAATACCGCGTCAGCGAAAATGCCTGGCGCAAGGGCGGCGCCCCCTCGGGTGGGTCGACGATGTTTGCGGCGATCCACAGCAAGATTGCCGTCGACGACCTCTTGCGCGGGGCCATCATCCAGAGCGGCAACGATGCCTGCATGGTGCTGGCGGAAGCCATGGCCGGCAATGAACGTATCTTCGCCGCGGAGATGATGACCAAGCGCGCGCGTGAGATCGGTTTGGAGAAATCGACCTTCGGCAATTCCAACGGGCTGCCCGATCCCGCCAACAAGATGACGGTGCGCGAACTCGCCAGGCTCGCCCGCCACATCATCCAGACCTATCCCGATTTCTACAAACTGTTCGGTGAGCGCGAATACACCTGGAACAAGATCCGGCAGCAGAACCGCAATCCGCTTCTGACCTCGCTCGAGGGCGCCGACGGGCTGAAGACCGGCTTCACCAAGGAGGGCGGCTACGGCATGGTCGGCTCGGCGGTGCAGAACGGCATGCGGCTGATCGTGGTCGTCAACGGCCTCAACGATCCCGACGACCGCGCTTCCGAAGCCAAGAAGATGCTGGAATGGGGATTCCGCAATTTCGAAGCGCGCACGCTGTTTGCGGCCGAGCAGCCGGTCGGCTACGCCAGGGTGTTCGGCGGCGAGAGCCGCTCGGTCAAGCTCGCCAGCCCCGAACCGATCAAGGTGATGGTGCCGAAGAACGGCAGCGAAAAATTGATCGCGCGCATTGTCTACAGCGGGCCGGTGCGCGCGCCGATCGAGTCCGGTCAGCGGGTCGGGGTCGTCAAGGTGTGGCGCGGTCCGAACGTCGCGATGGAAACGCCGGTCTATGCGGCCGAGCCGGTCGCCAGGGGATCGACGATGCGGCGGGCGATCGATGGCGCGAGCGAACTCGTGATCGGGATGTTTCGCGCCGGCGCCGAGAAACTCTGA
- a CDS encoding alpha/beta fold hydrolase yields the protein MPSSRTVSANGIDIFLREQGQGPLVVLCHGWPELSYSWRHQIPAIAAAGFRVAAPDMRGFGQTSAPADIGAYTIFDTVGDMVALVEALGEKQAVIIGHDWGAPVAWHAALFRPDIFTAVAGLSVPPPLRGRGRPLDTLRESGISNFYWQYFQTPGVAEAEFERDVNLSMRTLLGRGFSDPSASMFVEDGKGFLGNPRADLPLPGWLSEADLVYFSEAYRKSGFRGGLNWYRNIDRNWELTSPWQGAQIRQPSLFIAGSRDSVITGLIGNKRVADMERVLPNLRQKLIIDGAGHWIQQERADEVNAALVAFLKANAG from the coding sequence ATGCCATCGTCACGTACAGTTTCCGCCAATGGGATCGATATCTTTCTGCGCGAACAGGGCCAGGGTCCGCTCGTCGTGCTTTGCCATGGTTGGCCGGAATTGTCCTATTCCTGGCGGCACCAGATTCCCGCGATCGCGGCGGCAGGCTTCCGGGTCGCTGCGCCGGATATGCGCGGTTTCGGGCAGACCAGCGCGCCCGCCGACATCGGCGCCTACACCATTTTCGACACCGTCGGCGACATGGTCGCGCTGGTCGAAGCGCTCGGCGAAAAGCAGGCGGTGATCATCGGCCACGATTGGGGCGCGCCGGTCGCCTGGCACGCGGCGCTGTTCCGGCCCGATATCTTCACTGCCGTTGCCGGCCTCAGTGTGCCCCCGCCGCTTCGGGGCCGCGGCCGGCCGCTCGATACCTTGCGCGAGAGCGGCATCAGCAATTTCTATTGGCAGTATTTCCAGACGCCCGGCGTCGCCGAGGCCGAGTTCGAGCGCGACGTCAATTTGTCGATGCGAACCCTGCTGGGACGCGGATTTTCCGATCCCTCGGCTTCGATGTTCGTCGAGGACGGCAAGGGATTTCTCGGCAATCCGCGCGCCGATTTGCCCTTGCCGGGTTGGCTTAGCGAGGCCGACCTCGTCTATTTCAGCGAGGCCTACCGGAAATCCGGCTTCCGCGGCGGACTGAACTGGTACCGCAACATCGATCGCAACTGGGAGCTGACCTCGCCGTGGCAGGGCGCGCAGATCCGTCAGCCGTCGCTGTTCATTGCGGGTTCCAGGGATTCCGTCATCACCGGGCTGATCGGCAACAAACGGGTGGCCGATATGGAACGGGTGCTGCCAAACCTCAGGCAAAAACTCATCATCGACGGCGCCGGTCACTGGATCCAGCAGGAACGCGCCGACGAGGTCAACGCCGCCCTGGTCGCTTTCCTCAAAGCGAATGCGGGTTAG
- a CDS encoding septal ring lytic transglycosylase RlpA family protein, whose product MGIRLSDPAVRVARSAAAVAVCFVLANCASSGKFASRVDPKYGVSSSPRVVALGEPVPKGGGTYRVGKPYTVAGRVYVPEEDPNYRAEGIASWYGDDFHGRLTANGEVFDMTSLTAAHPTLPIPSYARVTNLSNGKSLIVRVNDRGPYHGNRLIDVSNKAAELLEFKGHGVARVRVEYVARAPLEGSDDRQLVATLRTGVPAPSPSLVRVASARPFVPETSSRAIRGEVPMPEGRPYSLGNTSQDLASINATSELSASSRARPAGRAIENPRAVSYENDARYAPNVRPVSAYAPVDPRGPSELLSGRGLY is encoded by the coding sequence ATGGGGATTCGACTGTCAGATCCAGCGGTACGGGTGGCGCGAAGCGCCGCTGCCGTGGCTGTATGCTTCGTCCTCGCCAACTGCGCCTCCTCGGGCAAGTTTGCCAGCCGGGTAGATCCCAAATACGGCGTTTCCAGTAGCCCCCGGGTGGTGGCGCTGGGTGAACCCGTGCCGAAGGGCGGCGGCACCTACCGCGTCGGCAAACCCTATACCGTGGCGGGACGGGTGTACGTGCCGGAGGAGGACCCCAACTACCGCGCCGAGGGGATCGCCTCCTGGTACGGCGACGATTTCCACGGCCGGCTGACTGCCAATGGCGAAGTGTTCGACATGACCTCGCTGACCGCCGCCCACCCGACGCTGCCGATCCCGTCCTACGCGCGGGTGACCAATCTCTCCAACGGCAAATCGCTGATCGTCCGTGTCAACGACCGTGGCCCATACCATGGCAACCGGCTCATAGACGTCTCGAACAAAGCTGCCGAACTGCTTGAATTCAAAGGCCATGGCGTGGCCCGCGTGCGGGTCGAATATGTCGCCCGGGCGCCTCTCGAAGGTTCCGACGACCGTCAACTGGTAGCGACCTTGCGCACCGGGGTGCCGGCGCCATCGCCGTCGCTGGTCCGGGTCGCCTCGGCCCGTCCGTTCGTTCCGGAAACGTCGAGCCGCGCGATCCGCGGCGAGGTTCCGATGCCGGAGGGGCGGCCCTATAGCCTCGGCAATACGTCCCAGGATCTGGCGTCGATCAACGCGACCTCCGAGCTGTCCGCCTCGAGCCGCGCCCGTCCAGCCGGACGCGCGATCGAAAATCCCCGCGCCGTTTCCTATGAGAACGACGCTCGCTATGCCCCCAATGTCAGGCCGGTCAGCGCCTATGCGCCGGTCGACCCGCGCGGCCCCAGCGAACTGCTGAGCGGGCGCGGGCTCTACTGA